In Pseudoalteromonas carrageenovora IAM 12662, the following proteins share a genomic window:
- the ileS gene encoding isoleucine--tRNA ligase, which translates to MSDYKHTLNLPETPFPMRGNLAQREPKMLKAWYEDDLYGQIRSAKKGKKTFILHDGPPYANGDIHLGHSVNKILKDIIVKSKTLSDFDSPYVPGWDCHGLPIELMVEKKVGKPGVKVTASEFREKCRAYAKKQVEGQKVDFKRLGVFADWDKPYLTMNFDFEANAIRVLGRIIKNGHLHKGAKPVHWCTDCGSALAEAEVEYQDKQSPAIDVRFIFDDQDAVVNAFDLAQGHEGQGSVGTVIWTTTPWTLPANRAVAVHADLEYALVQVEDEGAQQRLILGSELVKDAMDRFGFDHYHVLGYVKGAVLENLQVAHPFYDFSVPVIVAEHVTTDSGTGVVHTAPGHGQEDFVAGLNYNLEVANPVGANGVYLPETELFAGQHVFKANASVIEVLKERGALVHHHALTHSYPHCWRHKTPIIFRATPQWFVSMDQANLRQDSLKEIKNTQWLPEWGESRISNMVEGRPDWCISRQRTWGVPIALFVDKDTGALHPNTQELIEQAAELVEKAGIQAWYDLEPATLLGEEDAKQYMKVQDTLDVWFDSGVSHACVVDAREDLVGPADLYLEGSDQHRGWFMSSMMTSVAINGHAPYKQVLTHGFTVDENGRKMSKSLGNVISPQNVMNKLGADILRLWVASTDYTAEMTVSDEIFKRSADRYRRIRNTSRYLLANLNGFDPKTDQVAVDDMVELDKWIVGRAAQLQDEILAAYDSYQMLLVTQKLMNFCTGELGSFYLDVIKDRQYTAKSDSHARRSCQTALYHIAEAMTRWMAPIMSFTAQEIWEALPGERSDYVFTSVWYDGLQAPTSSQFSNDDWQAILNVRDEVNRLLEAARKEEVIGATLQATVNLFADKDLASTLASLGDELRFVLLTSAVNVKQVDSQPTDTQATEIEGLYISVAATDAAKCERCWHYSDDVGTDPAHPEICGRCVSNVDGEGEKRQFA; encoded by the coding sequence AAAAAGGGTAAAAAGACCTTTATTTTGCATGACGGCCCTCCGTATGCAAATGGCGACATCCACTTAGGCCACTCAGTAAACAAGATTTTAAAAGATATTATTGTTAAGTCTAAAACTTTATCTGACTTTGATTCGCCTTATGTACCTGGTTGGGACTGTCACGGTTTACCAATTGAGTTAATGGTTGAGAAAAAAGTAGGTAAGCCGGGTGTAAAAGTGACGGCGAGCGAGTTTCGCGAAAAGTGTCGTGCGTATGCTAAAAAGCAAGTTGAAGGCCAAAAGGTTGATTTTAAACGTTTAGGCGTATTTGCAGATTGGGATAAGCCTTACTTAACAATGAATTTTGACTTTGAAGCGAATGCAATTCGTGTGCTTGGTCGTATTATTAAAAATGGTCACTTACACAAAGGCGCTAAGCCTGTGCATTGGTGTACAGATTGTGGCTCTGCATTAGCAGAAGCAGAAGTTGAATATCAAGATAAACAGTCGCCAGCAATTGACGTACGTTTTATTTTTGATGATCAAGACGCAGTAGTAAATGCGTTTGACCTAGCCCAAGGCCATGAAGGCCAAGGTAGTGTTGGAACTGTTATTTGGACAACAACGCCATGGACGCTTCCTGCAAACCGTGCTGTTGCTGTTCATGCCGATCTAGAATATGCGCTTGTACAAGTTGAAGATGAAGGCGCACAGCAGCGTTTAATCTTAGGCTCAGAACTTGTTAAAGATGCAATGGACCGTTTTGGTTTTGATCATTACCACGTATTAGGTTACGTAAAAGGTGCTGTACTTGAAAACTTGCAAGTAGCGCATCCTTTTTATGACTTTAGTGTACCAGTGATTGTTGCTGAACACGTTACTACTGACTCAGGTACAGGTGTTGTGCATACAGCGCCAGGACATGGCCAAGAAGATTTCGTGGCAGGCTTAAATTACAACCTAGAAGTCGCTAACCCTGTTGGCGCAAATGGTGTGTACTTACCTGAGACTGAGTTATTTGCAGGTCAGCATGTATTTAAAGCAAACGCGAGTGTAATTGAAGTACTAAAAGAGCGTGGTGCATTAGTGCATCATCATGCACTTACCCACAGTTACCCGCATTGTTGGCGCCACAAAACGCCAATAATTTTCCGTGCTACACCGCAGTGGTTTGTAAGTATGGATCAGGCTAACTTACGTCAAGATTCTCTTAAAGAAATCAAAAATACACAGTGGCTGCCGGAATGGGGCGAAAGCCGTATTTCTAACATGGTTGAAGGCCGTCCAGATTGGTGTATTTCGCGTCAGCGTACATGGGGTGTGCCGATTGCTTTATTTGTTGATAAAGACACCGGTGCTTTACACCCAAATACCCAAGAGCTTATCGAGCAAGCTGCAGAGCTTGTTGAAAAGGCAGGTATTCAAGCATGGTATGACCTAGAGCCAGCTACTTTACTTGGCGAAGAAGATGCTAAGCAATACATGAAAGTGCAAGACACGCTAGATGTATGGTTTGATTCAGGTGTGTCGCACGCATGTGTAGTAGATGCACGTGAAGATTTAGTTGGCCCAGCCGACTTATACCTTGAAGGTTCTGATCAACATCGTGGTTGGTTTATGTCGTCAATGATGACATCGGTTGCGATTAATGGACATGCACCATATAAGCAAGTACTTACGCATGGTTTTACCGTTGATGAAAACGGCCGTAAAATGTCTAAGTCACTGGGTAATGTTATCTCTCCGCAAAATGTAATGAATAAGCTTGGTGCTGACATTTTACGCTTGTGGGTTGCTTCTACCGATTACACGGCAGAAATGACTGTGTCTGATGAAATATTCAAACGCTCTGCGGATCGTTATCGTCGTATTCGTAACACTAGCCGTTACTTATTAGCTAACTTAAATGGTTTTGATCCTAAAACTGATCAAGTTGCTGTAGATGACATGGTTGAGCTTGATAAGTGGATTGTTGGCCGTGCAGCACAGTTACAAGACGAGATTTTAGCCGCTTACGATAGCTACCAAATGTTATTAGTAACGCAAAAGCTAATGAACTTCTGTACCGGTGAACTTGGCTCATTTTACTTAGATGTAATTAAAGACCGTCAGTACACAGCTAAAAGCGATAGCCATGCACGTCGTTCTTGTCAAACTGCGCTTTACCATATTGCAGAAGCTATGACGCGCTGGATGGCGCCAATTATGAGCTTTACAGCACAAGAGATCTGGGAAGCCTTACCAGGCGAGCGCAGTGATTACGTATTTACATCAGTATGGTATGACGGCTTACAAGCACCAACGAGCAGTCAGTTTAGTAACGATGATTGGCAAGCAATTTTAAATGTACGCGATGAAGTTAACCGCTTATTAGAAGCTGCACGTAAAGAAGAAGTAATTGGTGCAACACTACAAGCAACAGTTAATTTATTTGCGGATAAAGACCTTGCAAGCACACTTGCTTCACTAGGTGATGAGCTTCGTTTTGTATTGTTAACATCAGCAGTAAACGTTAAGCAGGTTGATAGCCAACCAACAGATACGCAAGCAACAGAAATTGAAGGTTTATACATTAGTGTTGCAGCAACAGATGCAGCTAAGTGTGAGCGTTGTTGGCACTATAGCGACGATGTAGGAACTGATCCTGCTCATCCTGAAATTTGTGGCCGTTGTGTAAGTAATGTTGATGGCGAAGGTGAAAAGCGTCAATTCGCTTAG
- the lspA gene encoding signal peptidase II encodes MSKLAQKSGLVWLWLSLLLLVIDFASKTLVVNTMAYQESINLLPVFSITYVHNYGAAYSFLSEAGGWQRWFLSFIAIAISGLLVWWLKRLPATNKILCSAYALVLAGAIGNLYDRIAYGYVIDFIHVFYDKSHFPVFNIADCAICIGAALLLFDAFTGESPKEHKA; translated from the coding sequence GTGAGCAAACTAGCCCAAAAAAGTGGTTTAGTGTGGCTTTGGTTAAGTCTATTACTGTTAGTAATAGACTTTGCCAGTAAAACACTAGTTGTGAATACCATGGCTTATCAAGAGTCTATAAATTTACTGCCTGTTTTTAGTATTACTTACGTACATAACTATGGCGCAGCCTACAGCTTTTTAAGTGAAGCAGGTGGTTGGCAACGTTGGTTTTTAAGCTTTATAGCTATTGCCATTAGTGGGTTACTTGTTTGGTGGCTTAAGCGATTACCAGCGACCAACAAAATATTGTGCAGTGCTTATGCGTTAGTACTTGCAGGCGCAATAGGTAACTTATATGACCGTATAGCTTATGGTTATGTAATTGACTTTATTCATGTGTTTTACGATAAGTCACATTTTCCAGTATTTAATATTGCTGATTGCGCTATTTGTATTGGTGCCGCGTTATTATTATTTGATGCCTTTACAGGCGAAAGTCCTAAGGAGCATAAAGCATGA